The DNA segment CTTTTGGTCCACATACCCACTACTGCATCCCATCATACTATGCCTTACAGTACTTCCTGGAGGAACAAGCCATAACAATGCGAAGCACTGCATTCTACAGAGTGCATACAGCATCAAGGATTTACCAAAGAAGCAATGCAACAATCTAAAGCCAATTATAACAAATCAATGGAGAATCCACATCCAAACCTAAGCACAAGTCTAGCAAACAAGAAGCTTGCTAAACCGTCACATGCCTCACTGTACATTGTCAGAAGAAAAATTGTTCTTGAAGAGATACCAATGTCGAACACCTAGAGCCTGAGAGTAAGGTCAGGCTCCTCTGCTGGCTGGTGATCCAGTTTTACCGAATTTGCACTCCCAAGCAGCTCAAGACTTGAATCTGCCTCCGGCCTAAAGCTTCCAGGCCAGAAGAATTCCACGTCGTGATCATCTAGAAAGACAGGCCTTGGCTCGAGCAAGCCTCTTCCAAGGAGTTTAGTGCCAGGGCTCTCCCTCCACTCCGTCATTCTCTGGTGCATCGATGAGTGTGCCTTGATTCCCAGGGAATGGAGAGCTGAGCCATGGAGGGGTAATGATGCAATGCTGCTATAATTGTGTGGAAACGCATCTAACCCGACTGCCCGCTTGGCGAGCGTTCGCTCCCTCTTGTGAGCATTTTGATGGCCGCCCAACGCCTGGGAGCTGAAGAACTGTCGTTGGCAGTAGTTGCAGGAGAAGACTCGGCGGGAGTTGGGGGGGCGACACGCTTGTGACTCGCTGCTGCTCTCGCTTGTGCTCGACAACGAGACAACCGCCAGCGCTGTGGAGTCCGCGTTGACGGATAGGGAGAGGTTAAGAGAGACGGGCGTGTCCTGCTTACTGAGAGAAGGAGAGGTCTCTTGGATGCACGTATTGGAAGCCACTTGACTGCTTGCTTCGAAATCATCTGCTGATGCTTCCGGGTTGGAACTGCTCATGTTTAGGCCCTGTAACAATAGAGACGCTGACGTACAAGAATTTAGCCCTCCTTCAGCTGCATCCACAAATAGAATTTATGGACATTTGAGAGGCCCAGATTttgatagaatgagtcccaatacTGAGAAGGAATTTAAGAACAGAGCATTCAAGAATCAGTCCCAATACTAAGATAGAATTCGACATCAAAGTTTGCAGAAAGTATCAAGCATATGAGGTAAACAAAACGGTCCTAAGATAGTGAGCAAATATACCAACCAGGGAGGTAGATGTATCCTCAGCTCTTCCATGTGGGGAGGTGACTTCATGGTTCCTGATCTATTTCTGAgacaagaagaggaaggagaagaagatagaGGAGGAGACGGATGTGCTGTGAGGTAGCCATATATAGCGGCATCTAGCGAGGTTTAATTATGGAAAGCAGAGGATGGGCCAGACGAAAGGCGTGGGCATGGAGAATTGACAAAAGGACATGACAccgtttccttttcttttctttattgtcCACTATAACTGAGATGCCCTTTTTCATCTCTCTGTCACCACCACCAACATAAACACCGAAAAATAAATCCACGAGGATGAAGATGCCACCGTCACCTGCATATAAAGGGATAAGAATAGAAGTTCCTAAGAGACCAGAGGAGGCCAAGAGTGCAGCATCGTTCTGCGTGATTGGGCTCCCGGTTGTCTGTCCCACACCGCGTCCATGGAGGTGGACATGCCTGCGCACGGCTCATCCGTTCTTCTCTCAGAGCTGCAGACAAATGATCCTAGCAATTTCTTCAAGAGCCATACAATAATGAACACTGGGGAGGGACCATACACAGCTGCCTTTGCAGAAACAGCGTAATGTGTGGATTAAGCATGAAGAGTCTGATCTTGACTTGTGATCAACCTCCAGCTGCATGTTTGAATCGTGTGAATGGAACAGACAGAAATAGCTGTTCCTGTTGATCGACAAGTGAGGATAGAAAGAAATCTTTTATCTCAAATAAATAACCAAAAATCTTCTTTATTTGTGATTCAAACGAGGATATCAGGAACTCTTTGAACTGCATGAGCCGAGCAGTGAGTTCTGAGGTACCACAACGCATGCGGTGGTCACAGATGTTTGTCTCATGGCATGCCAGTGGCAGGATAAAAGTAGATTCTAAGCATCGTTTTGTTGCTTTCGCTGTGGACGAGTTGAGGTGTATGCCCCCATGTTCATCTCCTTTGCCATCACATTTTCTTGTGGTAGCTCTGTTGCCATAGCTTTTAATTTGATATGGCTTCTGCATGTTGGACAGCTGGCCAGTCATAAGCAGCCATGACATGAATGTAACAGTAGCAAAATGGCAAATGAATGTCCTTATCAATGCATCATATGGTTTCCATGTGATTTGTTTGTTCGATCGACCTCATTCACTGGCAGAGTTGGTGTCTTGTGGTGTTCACTCCACTCATGGGAATGACGAACACCACCTTAAAAAGGACACTAAGGTAGGCGGTAAAGAATCAGCATTCTCATGTCTCGTTTTATTCAGCTAGTTGAATAGGCAAACCATAGAAACATACTGCACACTCGCTCTTTCTCGCTCCAATGACATCAAAAATAGAGAGAAAACACAAGGCAAAGAATACTCAAACATCTCTAGCATATCAAGGTCTAAATGGACACCCTGGGAAGGGCCACTGAAATGCTCACAGCCACAGCAAACAACAGGATGAATAGGCCAGTGAAGTTGATCAACCGAGATTCTGCTCCCGGCGCTGCATCGATCTGCACAAATCCCGTCTCCGCCGTGCACACTGTCAATAGAAAGATTGCTAGCCCGGCAGAAACATGCAATGGGAGCAGCAATATTCTCGTCGGTTCCGACGCTTTCAGAAACCAGAAGTTCACGAACCCGAACAGCCACTGCAAGCAAACGAGAACGAGAGACTTCTTCCTTGTTACTAATCTCGAACGAGAGAGAGATGAGATGCaatggaggaaggaagaagaacctGCAAGCCGAATAAGCAGATGGTGCACATGCCCAACCAGGAATGCAAGCTTAACATGTCGGGCATGGTGTTGGCGCTGTGGTACTTGAAGGCAGCATAGATGCCAAGGATTCCGAGGCACAGTGCAACTAGTTGAAGCATCAGGTGGACAGACTTCTGTGTTTCCTTCCGAGCTGGGATTGTCTTGTAAGccatgatacctgctcatgacacattGCCATGTCTTAAGTAATCAATCATATAGGCATTATACGTCCATTACTGACAAGATAATGTACCTTCTCCGATCACCAGAATGAACCCCATACACATCACAAGAGGATGCACCTGTCAGAATCACCCAACGAACGAATCAAAACGAGGAAGAGGGGTTATCAGGTGCTCATACGATGTGCAACAAAGTAGGGGAACCCTGTACATTGAAGATGAGATTGGGGTCATCGGAGTGCAGCCTGGCGGCGCCGCCTCGGAAGTGCAGAACCCACGCGAGCACGAGGACGAACACCGTGAGGGCGAGCACATGGGCGACTTTGGTGACATGGGCGGCGACCAGGAACGCAGGCTTCACCGTGTTGGGCATGGCGTCGAGGGGGGCGTTCGTTGCATGGACTGCGTCGGCGATGACGAAGCTCCGCCCTCCTCATTTTTATAGCTTAATAGGGATGGGAATCTCTTGCTTGCTGCTGTGGTGGCATTGCTAGTTGGGTTTGGTATAGAATGAACACTTTTGTCTTGGGTGGGGAGAGAAGGAACACAAGCAACGCATCTGTCACCTCTGTTGTGGAATTAGTATGCTTGAATCCTTCGTCAAATCGCTATATATTGTTCGTAAAGGTTGAGTCCAATTCAATCCAATGTAAATTTGGTGTGCGTCGATGGGATAATGATACAGATCTTAAGAGTAAAGTTGGTGATGGAGTTTTGGCGTCCGGCTCCGAGACGGCGTATCGTTACGTTAGATCCCCTATAATACGACATAGAGGAGGGCTGACATTAATTACGAACATGTCTCAAACGTGTCCCCTGctctatctaactttcttatcttATTTTAGATTCTCTTTAATGCAATGTCTCATACAATACATGTAATAATATTGACATATGCGTTACTTCAAAATTATGACAAATTATTCATACGAATTCGAATGAGTCGGATTTTTCATGGAGTGGATGAATAGGACGACACCAGAATAAATCATATTATGTTGACCTAAATTTCGTTATTTAGTTTCAATAAATCGAGGCCGGATGGCTGCAGAGCTTGGTCCTCCTATAGTGAAATCCTGGCCATTGATTTGAGATCATCGTGTCTCGATCAATCTGATCTGGTTGTGATAATGCAGAGCTTGATCATCCTATAGTGAAATCCTGCCCATTGATTTGAGATCATCCAGTCTTGATCAACTTGATCTGGCTGTGATAATTACGCCACGTAACGTGACGGGGCTCATTCAGTGGAGGCCGACGAACAGCGCGCCGAACGCCCAAAAATGGCAACCGTCACGTTGATGGCGACGCAGAAAGAATCCATCGGGCAAAAGCCCGTTCCGTCCGCACAAATCCCTGGGGCCCCACGACCCTTACCCTTGAAGTGCTAATCCCTACCCTTCTTCCGACTTCTCCCCtctcactctctttctcttttctctctctctctctctctcatggcctATATGCTCATCTCTTCTCTCAAACCCTAGAACTTGGGACTAATCATGGCCGATCCCTCCCCCCGCCGATCCGCCGCGCTCCTCCTCGCGGCGGCGGCCAACGTCCTGCTGCTGCTTCTCCTCGCCAGTGCCGCCCCCCGGGCCACGGCCGACACCGACCCCGGCGACCTCGCCGCAATGCTGGCCGTTGCCAACGCCCTCGGCGCCGACCGGGCCCTCGACTGGTCCCCCTCCGCCGACCCCTGTTCCGACTGGGCCGGCGTCGCCTGTTCCGGAGGCCGTGTCACCACCATCCAGGTCGGTAATCGCAACCTTGCCGGCTCACTCCCCGCCGACGTCCGGAACCTTACCTCCCTTTCACGGTTGGAGCTCCAAAACAACCGCTTATCCGGGCCTCTCCCTTCCCTCGCCGGCCTCTCCTCCCTGCAgagcctcctcctccaccacaacctcttctcctccatCCCCCCTGACTTCTTCTCTGGTCTCTCCTCCCTCCAATCCGCCTACCTCGACGAGAACCCCTTCGCGCCCTGGTCCCTCCCCGCCACCctcagcgatgccaccgccctcgTCAACTTCTCCGCCAACGCCGCCAACGTCTCCGGCCCTCTCCCGGACTTCCTGGCCACCTCCTTTCCCGGCCTCGACCACCTTGGCCTGGCCTTCAACCTGCTCTCCGGTCCCGTTCCGTCGGCCTTCGCGGTCGCTCCCTTCCGATCGCTCTGGCTGAACAACCAGCGGGGCCGCAGCCGCATCTCCGGCGGGATCGACTTCGTCGAGAACATGACCGCTCTCGAGGAGCTCTGGCTGCACTCCAACGAATTCTCTGGGCCGCTCCCGGACTTCTCCGGCCACACTAGCTTGCGCGATCTCCAGCTCCGGGATAACCAGCTCACCGGCGTCGTGCCCTACTCCTTGACCGAGCTCAAGTCGCTCTCCAAGGTCACGCTCACCAATAACCTGCTTCAGGGTCCGGTGCCGATCTTCCCGGATTCGGCGACAGTAGACCTTGTCCCTCAAAGCGAGAGTTTTTGTCTGAACACGGCAGGGGAGTGTGACCACCGAGTCACTATCTTGCTATCCATCGCCAAAAGTTTCCGCTACCCAAGTGGGTTCGCCGAAAACTGGAAAGGAAACAACCCGTGCGGGTGGCTGGGGATCAGCTGCGACGCTGGTGGCAACATCACTGTGATTAATTTCTCAAGGATGGACCTCAATGGGACAATCTCGCCGGATTTCAGTTTGTTCACCACATTGCAGAGGATGATGCTTTCAAATAATAACCTCACCGGGACGATCCCGTCCACGCTTACCAATTTGACATCGCTGAAGGAATTGGACGTCTCCAACAACTCTCTACGGGGTCAAGTTCCAAGCTTTAGCCAGAATGTATTACTGAAGACTGATGGGAATGTCAATATGGGGAAGCCTGCCATTGCTCCGCCAGGTTCTGACTCTGATTCTGCTCATAATGGTAGTGATTCAAATCCAGCAGGTTCTGTTGatgggagcagcggcagcagtgGGAAGTCTTCTTCTGGTTCCATAAGTGTTATTGTGGGTTTAGTGGTCGCAGGGGTCTTCGGTGTCAGCCTTGCTGGACTATTGGGTTTCTGCTATTACAAGAGAAAGTTGCAGAATTCTGGTAGGGTTCAGAGTCCGAACACTACAGTGATACACCCACGGCTTTCGGGGTCCGACCAGGATATGGTGAAGATCACGGTCGTGGGTTCAAGCATGAATGGTGGCATGACCGCTAGCGAATCTTACAGTCGAACAAGTAGTGGCCCAAGTGATGTTCATGTAATTGATGCAGGGAATATGGTGATCTCTATTCAAGTTCTTAGGAATGTGACCAACAATTTTAGCGAAGAGAACATTCTGGGGCGTGGTGGTTTTGGTACAGTCTACAAGGGTGAGCTCCACGATGGCACAAAGATTGCAGTCAAGAGGATGGAGGCAGGCATCATGGGAACAAAGGGCCTGAATGAATTCAAATCTGAGATTGCAGTGCTTACCAAGGTCAGGCATCGGAATTTGGTCTCCCTTTTGGGTTATTGCTTAGATGGGAACGAGAGGCTCTTGGTCTACGAGTACATGCCTCAGGGGACACTGAGTCACCATCTTCTAGACTGGAAGGAGGAAGGATTGAAGCCTTTGGAATGGAAGAAAAGGCTAAGCATAGCACTGGATGTGGCGAGGGGTGTGGAATATCTACACAATTTGGCACATCAGAGCTTCATCCACAGGGATCTCAAACCTTCTAACATCCTCCTTGGGGATGACATGAAAGCTAAAGTTGCAGATTTTGGTCTTGTCCGACTTGTACCAGATGGAAAAGGTTGTTCTGTTGAAACAAGGCTAGCTGGTACCTTTGGTTATCTTGCTCCAGAGTATGCTGGTAATTCTCAAAACTATCACTTAGCTGCTATACTGCATCATGCAACTAAGATACACATGTGATTAATTATGCAATCTGTTTGATACAACCCTCTAAGCTCTTAAAAGGACTTCTTATAGTCCTACCTACAACCCTCAGGTCCTGATTCAGTAGTTCAATGTCCTGAAATATCTCATCAATGTTTTAGTGCTAACTCCTAATACTAAAGACTTACAGTCTCTGTTTGTTTATTTATATTGATCTAGGCACCTGTATACTTGCAGGCATTAGTTGACACTGTATGAATGTCCTGAATAATGTAGCAAATTGGTCACTTATCCAAATTATGTAGTTTTACAAAAACATGGTTAAGAAAGAAATGCTTCTTTGGGATAAAGAGATAGTTCTATTAAATTCTGATGGTAGCAAAATTTGAACGTGATTATAGATTATTAAGAAATATGGCAATATATAATAAGCATCTTGTAGTAAGCTGGAACACATAAGATGACTTTGACGTTAttgttatcatttaacttattgtTGACTGCATGTCTAACTTGCATAGTGTACTGAAATTCTTGAATTTGTTTGCACTGGTTGATGATGAATTAGTTCTCTCTTTGATTTTGCGATTAAACTTGTCTTTGCTACTGTATTTGAATCAGATGCTGTCTTTGATACTTTTGAGACGCAAGGTTTGAGGGGAAATATAGGAATCATTTTCACTGAaagatatttataaattttacaaacaaaaaaagagaatagTGCAAGACTAGAGAATCATTTTCCATGTGATGATGGTCTTGGCAACAGATGCACATTATGGATGAACAATCCACAGTTTAATATATTTGTTTGACATATGGGTCATATGCAAATGGTACTTTCTTACTATAAGTAACATTTAAGGGGCTCTCGATGATCAAAGAAGAGAAATAGAGGGAGATTTGTATTTCTGGAGTTTTACTTTTACCATCAATTCAATTACAACAATTAGATTGGTTTTATTAGCAAATCGTCTGATCTTTCATGAGGTTTACGATTACGTCTAGCCTGTCTCGATCGGGATTGGTTAGTTTTTGAAATGCATAATTGAATGTTTGTTTTGTTGTtgtaatcttttaattttttgtcAATTATCTTTCTATTAACTACAATTTTCCATTCAAAGATTCACAAGCTCATCAACATAAGAAGCTTTGTGACATGCTGAAGCATCTATCAATTATCTGTAAATTTTTGCAGTTACTGGTCGAGTCACCACAAAGGCTGATGTGTTTAGCTTTGGAGTGATACTGATGGAGCTGATCACTGGTCGGAAAGCGCTCGATGAGAGCGAACCAGAGGAGTCTGTGCACTTGGTAACATGGTTCCGGAGGATGCAGCTCAACAAGGACACATTGCCCAAGGCCATAGACCCAATGATTGATCTCGACGAGGAGACCTTTGCAAGCATCAGCACTGTCGCAGAGCTTGCCGGTCACTGCTGCGCCAGAGAACTATACCGAAGGCCCGATATGGGTCATGCAGTCAATGTGCTGTCCTCGCTCGCCGAGCTGTGGAAGCCTTCTGATCCTGATTTAGAGGATAGCTACGGTATCGACCTCGATATGTCACTTCCTCAAGCACTGAAGAAATGGCAGGCATTCGATGACAGCAGCCACTTCGACGGAGCCACATCGTCTTTCCTCGCGAGCGTAGACAACACCCAGACCAGCATACCAACGAGACCGCCAGGCTTTGCAGATTCCTTTACCTCTGCTGATGGAAGATGAATTGAGAACGATGCAGTTCTCATCTGTGATTATTCATGTTTATGGTTTGGCTTTGCTTTTGCTTCTTGCTTTCCGTCCGTTTCTTTTGATTTGCCACTATCTGTAGTTGATTCTCTCAGACATTTCTCCGATCACTTCCTGTGCTAGTTCTGCATCAGAATTGCAACTTGCTAAATCACTTGCCTTCTTTCTTCTATCCATCGCATATTGTCTACAGGAAACACCATTGCAGATGTTAACAGCTGCCTCTTCAGGATTCAGAGGAATGAACAGTAAGACACGCGGCAGCGCACTCCACCGAAGATGCACTGCATCACGCGACGCTGCCGTGGTGGAGGCGGCGCTGAACGCGGAGGCAGGCCAAAAGGCAAAGGCATGAACGAGTAGTAACAGCGACAATAGGAAAGAAGGCAAGCGAAGACTGTTGAAATCGTTAAAACTGTAGTCTGTAATTGCTTATCAAATGGCACCATTGTGATGCATCAGTGCCTCGTCGTCTCCACGAAACTGCTTCCATCCATGTTTGAAGTCGGCGATAGGTAGCAGTTACCAACATGGTGGTCTTCTTCTTAATTATGTATAGCTTATCTATCACACTTCCGATCAGAATTGGTGGGATCATATTCGTGCGGAACCAATATAGtttatcttttatttaaataaatttgattagtttagaaaTTCTTTTCCTACATTAAAATTTTATtcaacaaagaaaaaaatattaaaaagattttaaaaaaaatctttatttttgatCGAAATTATAAATCCTgagtgaaattttattttttataaaaataaaagtttataatataaaaaaagagattatttttttaaagtcaaat comes from the Musa acuminata AAA Group cultivar baxijiao chromosome BXJ1-10, Cavendish_Baxijiao_AAA, whole genome shotgun sequence genome and includes:
- the LOC135595018 gene encoding zinc finger protein 4-like, which produces MSSSNPEASADDFEASSQVASNTCIQETSPSLSKQDTPVSLNLSLSVNADSTALAVVSLSSTSESSSESQACRPPNSRRVFSCNYCQRQFFSSQALGGHQNAHKRERTLAKRAVGLDAFPHNYSSIASLPLHGSALHSLGIKAHSSMHQRMTEWRESPGTKLLGRGLLEPRPVFLDDHDVEFFWPGSFRPEADSSLELLGSANSVKLDHQPAEEPDLTLRL
- the LOC135595019 gene encoding probable ascorbate-specific transmembrane electron transporter 1, whose protein sequence is MPNTVKPAFLVAAHVTKVAHVLALTVFVLVLAWVLHFRGGAARLHSDDPNLIFNVHPLVMCMGFILVIGEGIMAYKTIPARKETQKSVHLMLQLVALCLGILGIYAAFKYHSANTMPDMLSLHSWLGMCTICLFGLQWLFGFVNFWFLKASEPTRILLLPLHVSAGLAIFLLTVCTAETGFVQIDAAPGAESRLINFTGLFILLFAVAVSISVALPRVSI
- the LOC135595854 gene encoding receptor protein kinase TMK1-like; translated protein: MADPSPRRSAALLLAAAANVLLLLLLASAAPRATADTDPGDLAAMLAVANALGADRALDWSPSADPCSDWAGVACSGGRVTTIQVGNRNLAGSLPADVRNLTSLSRLELQNNRLSGPLPSLAGLSSLQSLLLHHNLFSSIPPDFFSGLSSLQSAYLDENPFAPWSLPATLSDATALVNFSANAANVSGPLPDFLATSFPGLDHLGLAFNLLSGPVPSAFAVAPFRSLWLNNQRGRSRISGGIDFVENMTALEELWLHSNEFSGPLPDFSGHTSLRDLQLRDNQLTGVVPYSLTELKSLSKVTLTNNLLQGPVPIFPDSATVDLVPQSESFCLNTAGECDHRVTILLSIAKSFRYPSGFAENWKGNNPCGWLGISCDAGGNITVINFSRMDLNGTISPDFSLFTTLQRMMLSNNNLTGTIPSTLTNLTSLKELDVSNNSLRGQVPSFSQNVLLKTDGNVNMGKPAIAPPGSDSDSAHNGSDSNPAGSVDGSSGSSGKSSSGSISVIVGLVVAGVFGVSLAGLLGFCYYKRKLQNSGRVQSPNTTVIHPRLSGSDQDMVKITVVGSSMNGGMTASESYSRTSSGPSDVHVIDAGNMVISIQVLRNVTNNFSEENILGRGGFGTVYKGELHDGTKIAVKRMEAGIMGTKGLNEFKSEIAVLTKVRHRNLVSLLGYCLDGNERLLVYEYMPQGTLSHHLLDWKEEGLKPLEWKKRLSIALDVARGVEYLHNLAHQSFIHRDLKPSNILLGDDMKAKVADFGLVRLVPDGKGCSVETRLAGTFGYLAPEYAVTGRVTTKADVFSFGVILMELITGRKALDESEPEESVHLVTWFRRMQLNKDTLPKAIDPMIDLDEETFASISTVAELAGHCCARELYRRPDMGHAVNVLSSLAELWKPSDPDLEDSYGIDLDMSLPQALKKWQAFDDSSHFDGATSSFLASVDNTQTSIPTRPPGFADSFTSADGR